From the genome of Papaver somniferum cultivar HN1 chromosome 2, ASM357369v1, whole genome shotgun sequence, one region includes:
- the LOC113350548 gene encoding subtilisin-like protease SBT1.4 produces MSKTTTSFVRSFFIILPILLSSAYSDEKPETFIVHVSKLEKPSIFPSHHDWYTSTLQSLPAHLSSSDPRENIIYTYKNVFHGFAARLTPSQASHLRLQPGFLAVLPQEIHQLHTTRSPHFLGLSANSGLWPDSEYGEDIIIGVLDTGIWPERQSFNDTGITNPVPKRWKGFCESGVDFPNTLCNKKIIGARAFYNGIEDGGLLNEAKDLKSPRDTDGHGTHTASTAAGSVVKNAGLFEYGVGEAKGIATKARIASYKICWSAGCSNADILSGIDQAVADGVDVISLSVGPGIPGQQPYYDDPIAVGTFGAAMKGVLVTASAGNLGPEPFTVTNAAPWILTVGASTVDREFPCNVILGDGRVVNGASLYSGKPLEKPNIDLVFFPGSIFCREGELNSTEAAGKIVLCFDGGRIGRAAKGNAVKIAGGVGIIIANLRERGEGLDVVSHLIPGTTVTYSDGVEIQRYIRTQQKPTASFDFEGTVTGSSPSAPKIAAFSSRGPNLITPEILKPDVIAPGVNILAAWTGAVGPTALEVDKRLVEFNIISGTSMACPHVSGLAAMLRRAYPDWSSAAIKSALMTTAYNLDNAGKIFTDLSTGNNSIPFMHGAGHVDPNKALNPGLVYDIQPSDYEAFLCSIGYNQAQIMRFIQDRTVDCGSHTSVTGPGDLNYPSFSVVFKPPNSVVKHKRVVTNVGKSEDVIYRVKVNSPRSAEISVSPSVLVFTTPNQSLSYEITFTSLSTAERNSTITRVSFGSIEWTDSVHVVRSPIALIWPPTL; encoded by the coding sequence ATGTCGAAGACAACTACTTCATTTGTCAGATCTTTTTTTATCATCCTACCTATACTACTTTCTTCTGCATATTCTGACGAAAAACCGGAAACATTCATCGTTCATGTTTCTAAACTAGAAAAACCGTCCATTTTTCCTTCTCACCATGATTGGTATACCTCAACTCTTCAATCTCTTCCTGCACATCTTTCTTCGTCTGATCCACGTGAAAATATCATTTACACGTATAAAAATGTTTTTCATGGATTTGCTGCAAGACTCACTCCATCCCAAGCATCACATCTCCGTCTTCAACCAGGATTCCTTGCAGTCCTCCCTCAAGAAATTCACCAACTCCATACTACTCGCAGTCCTCATTTTCTTGGTCTCAGTGCTAACTCTGGTCTCTGGCCTGACTCAGAATATGGTGAGGACATCATTATTGGAGTTCTTGATACTGGAATCTGGCCGGAACGTCAAAGTTTCAATGACACGGGTATAACTAATCCCGTGCCAAAGAGATGGAAAGGTTTTTGTGAGTCTGGCGTTGACTTCCCCAACACATTGTGCAACAAAAAGATAATTGGCGCTCGAGCTTTTTACAACGGAATTGAAGACGGTGGACTGCTAAACGAGGCCAAAGACTTGAAATCGCCAAGAGATACAGATGGACATGGTACGCATACGGCATCAACCGCAGCTGGATCTGTAGTTAAGAATGCTGGATTGTTTGAATACGGTGTTGGAGAAGCAAAAGGAATAGCTACCAAGGCAAGAATTGCTTCTTACAAGATATGCTGGAGTGCGGGATGTTCTAATGCGGATATTCTTAGTGGAATAGATCAAGCTGTGGCAGATGGGGTTGATGTGATCTCTTTGTCTGTTGGTCCCGGTATCCCTGGGCAACAACCGTATTATGATGATCCAATTGCCGTTGGGACATTTGGTGCTGCGATGAAAGGAGTGTTAGTTACTGCCTCTGCAGGAAATTTGGGTCCTGAACCATTCACGGTTACTAATGCTGCGCCATGGATTCTTACCGTTGGAGCATCTACGGTTGATAGAGAATTTCCTTGTAACGTGATATTAGGCGACGGGAGAGTTGTCAATGGTGCATCATTATATTCAGGGAAGCCACTCGAGAAACCCAATATAGATCTAGTTTTTTTTCCTGGTAGCATTTTTTGCAGAGAAGGGGAACTAAATTCCACTGAAGCTGCAGGAAAGATTGTTCTTTGTTTTGATGGTGGTAGAATTGGAAGAGCTGCTAAAGGAAATGCAGTCAAAATTGCTGGTGGTGTTGGAATAATTATCGCAAATTTACGAGAGCGCGGAGAAGGATTAGATGTTGTTTCACATCTAATTCCCGGAACAACAGTGACTTACAGTGATGGTGTCGAGATTCAAAGGTACATCAGAACACAGCAAAAGCCTACAGCGTCGTTCGATTTTGAGGGAACAGTGACTGGATCCTCTCCTTCAGCTCCTAAAATCGCTGCATTTTCTAGCCGCGGACCTAACCTTATAACACCCGAGATACTTAAACCAGACGTTATCGCACCCGGTGTTAATATCTTGGCTGCTTGGACTGGTGCTGTTGGTCCAACAGCACTTGAGGTCGATAAAAGACTCGTGGAGTTTAACATAATATCTGGTACTTCTATGGCATGCCCTCATGTCAGCGGATTGGCTGCGATGCTTCGAAGGGCTTATCCTGACTGGTCTTCGGCTGCAATCAAGTCCGCTCTGATGACTACTGCCTATAATCTAGACAATGCAGGTAAAATATTTACTGATCTGTCAACAGGAAACAATTCAATACCGTTCATGCATGGTGCAGGACACGTTGACCCTAACAAAGCCTTAAACCCTGGTTTGGTATACGATATTCAGCCAAGTGATTACGAGGCATTCCTTTGCTCCATTGGGTACAACCAGGCACAAATTATGCGTTTCATCCAGGATAGAACAGTCGACTGCGGGTCGCATACGTCAGTTACTGGTCCTGGCGATCTGAACTATCCGTCATTCTCTGTTGTTTTTAAGCCACCAAATTCAGTTGTCAAGCACAAGAGAGTGGTTACAAATGTTGGAAAATCAGAAGATGTGATTTACAGAGTAAAGGTCAATAGTCCACGATCGGCTGAAATCAGTGTTTCACCGAGCGTACTTGTGTTCACCACGCCTAACCAAAGTTTGTCTTATGAAATTACATTTACAAGCTTGAGTACAGCTGAGAGAAACTCTACTATTACCAGGGTTTCCTTCGGTTCAATTGAATGGACAGACAGCGTACACGTTGTGAGGAGTCCCATTGCATTAATCTGGCCTCCTACACTGTAA